The following proteins are encoded in a genomic region of Corticium candelabrum chromosome 11, ooCorCand1.1, whole genome shotgun sequence:
- the LOC134186912 gene encoding blastula protease 10-like, translating into MFSLLLFLLILVSHSEQKVIVRQARTELEINEAVGVTEGDSRPLVEGDIVSWTSDRSKRSLMRDRDLTWPNGVVPFEMSPRLGWNGRKEIIRAMTHWQNLTCLRFKSRTYEKDYVLFVKESGCWSHVGRVGGMQKLSVGSECETMGIVAHEIGHAVAFWHEHSRPDRNKYIKILKKNVKSERLHAFDRMSKSKVNSLKVPYDFLSIMHYDENAFSKNTRPTIQLRHEWKGKTLKLGQRDGLSELDAMQAKMLYGCDGWKSDKQTRKRRKQLRSQTEVVKNVKTNKY; encoded by the exons ATGTTCTCTCTATTACTTTTTCTATTGATTCTGGTCTCACACAGTGAACAAAAAGTGATTGTTAGACAAGCAAGAACAGAGCTGGAGATCAATGAAG CCGTTGGTGTAACTGAAGGGGACAGTCGCCCTCTAGTGGAAGGAGACATCGTCTCTTGGACTTCAGATCGTAGCAAACGTTCTCTCATGCGAGATCGAGATTTGACCTGGCCGAATGGTGTGGTTCCTTTCGAGATGTCGCCAAGACTTG GTTGGAATGGTCGGAAAGAGATCATCCGGGCAATGACACACTGGCAGAACCTCACCTGCTTGAGATTTAAGTCGCGGACGTACGAGAAGGACTACGTATTGTTTGTGAAGGAAAGCGG GTGTTGGTCACACGTGGGCAGGGTGGGAGGTATGCAGAAGTTGTCTGTAGGCAGTGAATGTGAGACAATGGGTATTGTTGCACACGAGATCGGACACGCCGTGGCTTTTTGGCACGAACACAGTCGACCCGACagaaacaaatatataaaaattctCAAGAAGAATGTCAAATCAGAGCGGCTGCATGCATTCGATCGGATGAGCAAAAGCAAAGTCAACTCACTCAAAGTTCCATATGATTTTTTATCAATCATGCATTATGATGAAAAT GCATTTTCGAAGAACACCAGACCGACTATCCAGCTTCGACATGAATGGAAGGGCAAGACTTTGAAGTTGGGTCAGAGAGATGGGCTCAGTGAGTTGGATGCCATGCAGGCGAAGATGTTGTACGGATGTGATGGTTGGAAatcagacaagcagacacgcAAGAGGAGAAAGCAATTGAGGAGTCAAACAGAAGTCGTGAAAAACGTGAAGACAAATAAGTACTGA
- the LOC134186588 gene encoding uncharacterized protein LOC134186588 isoform X1, with amino-acid sequence MHVVTPQRQLLPLMAMLWLPLAATSTVREKRWRRRDETDINRDLAVADGRPLLQGDIVRGEQLQLSRVLLSGESPNLTARLWPHATVIYDYEESLARQTRSTIEAAIQMWNNSTCLKFNRKHSFDSNYLLFVAHEGCWSYLGFQGGEQKVSVGRGCRHVGVVAHQIGHAIGFGHEALRPDRDRYIRIMKNNIKTDTFQQYFNKNPSGLSSDKYNLTYDFESIMHFKNTSYSGGRRKLSIKVRYRWRNEIHSLGQRERLSRLDIRRANLLYSCPTDVSECDTGKLNCTLRCVRSQGGEKCVCKDGYYWSWDERQCKKIPGDDCKKLKCHKCRMVESKPVCSCHLGYVFNVVTKTCKDVDECHNGHHLCRPDQKCINTPGRYKCGCKVGYVEKNGVCEDEDECSVNPNLCEGRTTCVNRDGGYDCKCLRGYVLLKNTQFCEDVDECHTPNRCSPLQICVNTVGDFECECKRGYSNTSNPQECVDIDECKVNNGGCAHDHMCINSQGGFTCNCREGYTKDPHYFGRCLDMTECKANRSICSKSEQCVKDKEGYRCKCSHGYGRHPKTRVCVNATVLRPRSCRDIQKMELGEEDGEYQLYPNRKCSAAISIYCADMKGSEPLSYLTLHSTNNTATACSGVRPGCPSKKKWKRKYKTVSSTFKRIRVHLRKTLVYVIRTDTRFTIGNMPVPYATASSCGNWSAVDPGESSTFRIDLRGTDLHLDRELHWMSMNNRSEDIRVNVSSNGWIVDGNCSGNCNYCQPLRKLRLTPDMC; translated from the exons ATGCATGTTGTGACGCCTCAGCGACAGTTGCTTCCGCTGATGGCGATGCTGTGGCTCCCGTTGGCGGCAACGTCGACAGTGAGGGAAAAGAGATGGAGGAGACGCGACGAAACAGACATCAACCGAG ATTTGGCAGTTGCAGATGGGCGTCCCTTGTTGCAAGGTGACATTGTACGTGGCGAGCAGTTGCAACTCAGCAGGGTGTTGCTGTCTGGGGAATCCCCAAATCTGACTGCGAGACTGTGGCCGCATGCTACCGTTATCTATGATTACGAAGAAAGTCTAG CTAGGCAAACAAGATCTACGATTGAAGCAGCCATTCAAATGTGGAACAACTCTACATGTCTTAAATTCAACAGAAAACACTCTTTTGATTCTAACTACCTTCTCTTTGTTGCTCATGAAGG CTGTTGGTCATACTTAGGCTTTCAAGGTGGTGAGCAGAAAGTCTCGGTGGGTCGTGGTTGTCGGCATGTTGGCGTTGTTGCTCATCAGATTGGCCATGCTATTGGATTTGGTCATGAGGCTTTGCGtccagacagagacagatataTACGCATTATGAAGAACAATATCAAGACAGATACCTTTCAGCAATATTTCAACAAGAACCCAAGTGGATTATCTAGTGACAAATATAACCTCACTTACGATTTTGAGTCAATCATGCACTTCAAGAATACAAGTTACAGCGGAGGTAGACGGAAATTATCTATCAAAGTGCGGTATCGTTGGAGAAATGAAATCCACAGTCTGGGACAGAGAGAGCGATTGAGTCGATTGGACATTAGAAGAGCCAATCTGTTGTATTCATGTCCAACAG ATGTGTCAGAGTGTGATACCGGCAAGCTCAACTGTACATTGAGGTGCGTGAGGAGTCAGGGCGGTGAAAAATGCGTTTGTAAAGATGGCTATTACTGGTCATGGGATGAAAGGCAATGCAAGA AAATACCGGGAGATGACTGCAAGAAACTGAAGTGTCATAAATGTCGAATGGTTGAATCGAAACCCGTTTGTAGCTGTCATTTAGGATATGTATTCAACGTTGTTACAAAAACATGCAAAG ATGTAGACGAGTGTCACAACGGACATCACTTGTGTCGACCTGACCAGAAATGCATCAACACACCAGGAAGATACAAGTGCGGTTGCAAAGTAGGATACGTTGAGAAGAACGGCGTCTGTGAAG atgaagatgaatGCTCTGTAAACCCCAACCTATGTGAAGGACGTACGACTTGCGTCAATAGAGATGGAGGATACGATTGTAAGTGCCTGCGTGGTTATGTGCTGCTAAAGAATACTCAGTTTTGTGAAG ATGTGGACGAATGCCATACACCTAACAGGTGTAGTCCGTTACAGATTTGTGTCAATACTGTTGGAGATTTTGAATGTGAGTGCAAGAGGGGTTACTCTAATACCTCTAACCCACAGGAATGTGTTG ACATTGACGAATGTAAGGTGAACAACGGCGGGTGTGCACATGATCATATGTGTATCAACTCTCAAGGCGGCTTTACGTGTAATTGCAGGGAAGGATACACTAAAGATCCCCATTACTTTGGGAGATGTTTGG ATATGACTGAGTGTAAAGCTAACAGAAGCATTTGTAGCAAATCTGAACAATGTGTCAAGGATAAAGAAGGATACAGATGCAAATGCTCTCATGGGTATGGACGACATCCCAAAACCAGAGTGTGTGTGAATGCTACAG TATTGCGGCCAAGGTCGTGCAGGGATATCCAGAAAATGGAGCTGGGTGAAGAGGACGGTGAGTATCAACTTTATCCAAATCGTAAATGTTCTGCAGCAATTAGT ATTTATTGTGCTGACATGAAGGGAAGCGAACCTCTTTCTTACCTGACGTTACATTCAACTAATAACACGGCTACTGCCTGCTCTGGTGTACGGCCTGGATGTCCAAGTAAAAAGAAATGGAAACGAAAATATAAAACAGTCTCCAGTACGTTTAAACGCATTCGAGTTCATTTGCGGAAAACATTGGTGTACGTGATTAGGACAGATACTCGATTTACCATTGGAAACATGCCTGTGCCATATGCTACTGCATCCAGTTGTGGAAACTGGTCGGCTGTGGATCCGGGAGAAAGCTCGACATTTCGTATCGATCTTCGAGGGACAGACTTACATCTTGATCGAGAACTTCATTGGATGAGTATGAATAACAGAAGTGAAGATATCAGAGTTAATGTTTCCAGCAATGGCTGGATAGTCGACGGCAATTGCAGTGGCAATTGTAATTATTGTCAACCTCTTAGAAAACTGAGACTGACGCCTGATATGTGTTAG
- the LOC134186588 gene encoding fibrillin-1-like isoform X2: MWNNSTCLKFNRKHSFDSNYLLFVAHEGCWSYLGFQGGEQKVSVGRGCRHVGVVAHQIGHAIGFGHEALRPDRDRYIRIMKNNIKTDTFQQYFNKNPSGLSSDKYNLTYDFESIMHFKNTSYSGGRRKLSIKVRYRWRNEIHSLGQRERLSRLDIRRANLLYSCPTDVSECDTGKLNCTLRCVRSQGGEKCVCKDGYYWSWDERQCKKIPGDDCKKLKCHKCRMVESKPVCSCHLGYVFNVVTKTCKDVDECHNGHHLCRPDQKCINTPGRYKCGCKVGYVEKNGVCEDEDECSVNPNLCEGRTTCVNRDGGYDCKCLRGYVLLKNTQFCEDVDECHTPNRCSPLQICVNTVGDFECECKRGYSNTSNPQECVDIDECKVNNGGCAHDHMCINSQGGFTCNCREGYTKDPHYFGRCLDMTECKANRSICSKSEQCVKDKEGYRCKCSHGYGRHPKTRVCVNATVLRPRSCRDIQKMELGEEDGEYQLYPNRKCSAAISIYCADMKGSEPLSYLTLHSTNNTATACSGVRPGCPSKKKWKRKYKTVSSTFKRIRVHLRKTLVYVIRTDTRFTIGNMPVPYATASSCGNWSAVDPGESSTFRIDLRGTDLHLDRELHWMSMNNRSEDIRVNVSSNGWIVDGNCSGNCNYCQPLRKLRLTPDMC, translated from the exons ATGTGGAACAACTCTACATGTCTTAAATTCAACAGAAAACACTCTTTTGATTCTAACTACCTTCTCTTTGTTGCTCATGAAGG CTGTTGGTCATACTTAGGCTTTCAAGGTGGTGAGCAGAAAGTCTCGGTGGGTCGTGGTTGTCGGCATGTTGGCGTTGTTGCTCATCAGATTGGCCATGCTATTGGATTTGGTCATGAGGCTTTGCGtccagacagagacagatataTACGCATTATGAAGAACAATATCAAGACAGATACCTTTCAGCAATATTTCAACAAGAACCCAAGTGGATTATCTAGTGACAAATATAACCTCACTTACGATTTTGAGTCAATCATGCACTTCAAGAATACAAGTTACAGCGGAGGTAGACGGAAATTATCTATCAAAGTGCGGTATCGTTGGAGAAATGAAATCCACAGTCTGGGACAGAGAGAGCGATTGAGTCGATTGGACATTAGAAGAGCCAATCTGTTGTATTCATGTCCAACAG ATGTGTCAGAGTGTGATACCGGCAAGCTCAACTGTACATTGAGGTGCGTGAGGAGTCAGGGCGGTGAAAAATGCGTTTGTAAAGATGGCTATTACTGGTCATGGGATGAAAGGCAATGCAAGA AAATACCGGGAGATGACTGCAAGAAACTGAAGTGTCATAAATGTCGAATGGTTGAATCGAAACCCGTTTGTAGCTGTCATTTAGGATATGTATTCAACGTTGTTACAAAAACATGCAAAG ATGTAGACGAGTGTCACAACGGACATCACTTGTGTCGACCTGACCAGAAATGCATCAACACACCAGGAAGATACAAGTGCGGTTGCAAAGTAGGATACGTTGAGAAGAACGGCGTCTGTGAAG atgaagatgaatGCTCTGTAAACCCCAACCTATGTGAAGGACGTACGACTTGCGTCAATAGAGATGGAGGATACGATTGTAAGTGCCTGCGTGGTTATGTGCTGCTAAAGAATACTCAGTTTTGTGAAG ATGTGGACGAATGCCATACACCTAACAGGTGTAGTCCGTTACAGATTTGTGTCAATACTGTTGGAGATTTTGAATGTGAGTGCAAGAGGGGTTACTCTAATACCTCTAACCCACAGGAATGTGTTG ACATTGACGAATGTAAGGTGAACAACGGCGGGTGTGCACATGATCATATGTGTATCAACTCTCAAGGCGGCTTTACGTGTAATTGCAGGGAAGGATACACTAAAGATCCCCATTACTTTGGGAGATGTTTGG ATATGACTGAGTGTAAAGCTAACAGAAGCATTTGTAGCAAATCTGAACAATGTGTCAAGGATAAAGAAGGATACAGATGCAAATGCTCTCATGGGTATGGACGACATCCCAAAACCAGAGTGTGTGTGAATGCTACAG TATTGCGGCCAAGGTCGTGCAGGGATATCCAGAAAATGGAGCTGGGTGAAGAGGACGGTGAGTATCAACTTTATCCAAATCGTAAATGTTCTGCAGCAATTAGT ATTTATTGTGCTGACATGAAGGGAAGCGAACCTCTTTCTTACCTGACGTTACATTCAACTAATAACACGGCTACTGCCTGCTCTGGTGTACGGCCTGGATGTCCAAGTAAAAAGAAATGGAAACGAAAATATAAAACAGTCTCCAGTACGTTTAAACGCATTCGAGTTCATTTGCGGAAAACATTGGTGTACGTGATTAGGACAGATACTCGATTTACCATTGGAAACATGCCTGTGCCATATGCTACTGCATCCAGTTGTGGAAACTGGTCGGCTGTGGATCCGGGAGAAAGCTCGACATTTCGTATCGATCTTCGAGGGACAGACTTACATCTTGATCGAGAACTTCATTGGATGAGTATGAATAACAGAAGTGAAGATATCAGAGTTAATGTTTCCAGCAATGGCTGGATAGTCGACGGCAATTGCAGTGGCAATTGTAATTATTGTCAACCTCTTAGAAAACTGAGACTGACGCCTGATATGTGTTAG